In the genome of Croceimicrobium hydrocarbonivorans, one region contains:
- the trpS gene encoding tryptophan--tRNA ligase: MARILTGIQSSGIPHLGNALGAIEPGIELSQKAGNESFFFIADLHSLTSVKDADKRKESVYAVAAAWLALGFDVENNYFYRQSDIPEVTELTWYLSCFTPYPMLANAHSFKDKSDRLSDVNAGLFTYPVLMASDILLYDADEVPVGKDQKQHLEMTRDMASALNHRVGEEVLKLPEAVIRESVKTVPGTDGQKMSKSYGNTIDIFASAKALKKQVMGIVTDSTPLEEPKNPDTCNVFALYQLLANESQIEEMRANYLGGNYGYGHAKKALLELIMERYGDAREKYQMLIENPQQIEDYLLAGAEKVRPIAREVLNRVRGSLGF; this comes from the coding sequence ATGGCAAGGATCCTCACTGGTATTCAAAGCAGCGGAATTCCCCACTTAGGAAATGCCCTGGGCGCAATTGAGCCTGGAATAGAACTGTCGCAAAAAGCCGGCAACGAATCTTTTTTCTTTATTGCTGATTTGCACTCTCTCACTTCGGTTAAGGATGCAGATAAGCGCAAGGAAAGTGTATACGCCGTGGCTGCTGCCTGGTTGGCTTTGGGTTTTGATGTTGAGAATAACTATTTCTACCGCCAGAGCGATATCCCAGAAGTAACTGAGCTTACCTGGTACCTATCTTGCTTTACACCCTATCCTATGCTGGCCAATGCGCATAGCTTTAAGGATAAGAGTGATCGCTTATCGGATGTAAACGCCGGTTTATTTACCTATCCGGTACTAATGGCCTCTGATATTCTTTTGTATGATGCGGATGAAGTGCCGGTAGGAAAGGATCAGAAACAGCATTTGGAGATGACCCGCGACATGGCCAGTGCCCTCAATCATCGTGTAGGTGAGGAAGTGCTCAAATTGCCAGAAGCGGTAATTCGTGAATCGGTAAAAACTGTACCGGGAACCGACGGGCAAAAGATGAGTAAAAGCTATGGCAATACCATCGACATTTTTGCTTCGGCGAAAGCCCTAAAAAAGCAGGTAATGGGCATCGTTACCGATAGCACTCCCTTGGAAGAGCCCAAAAATCCAGACACTTGTAATGTGTTTGCCCTCTACCAGTTATTGGCAAATGAATCGCAAATTGAAGAAATGCGCGCCAATTATTTAGGAGGAAACTATGGCTACGGTCACGCTAAAAAAGCCCTTCTGGAATTGATCATGGAGCGCTATGGCGATGCCCGAGAGAAATACCAAATGCTAATTGAAAACCCACAGCAAATCGAGGACTACCTTTTGGCTGGTGCCGAAAAAGTTCGTCCTATTGCTCGGGAGGTTCTAAACCGTGTTAGAGGAAGTTTAGGCTTCTAA
- a CDS encoding lysophospholipid acyltransferase family protein, which yields MRYILAPLFRVWFYLANFIAIILLFPFIFFTSLSPKTYLQFFYFERLWAKIVLVLCGFRWKVNWAEKPEPNGQYIICANHTSMLDIMLTLAVFPTPYLFIGKKELTKLPLFGYFYKRTNILVDRSSLSSRKLTYDLAAEKIEEGLGMCIYPEGMAPREEITLAPFKNGAFRLAATKGVTIIPAAFHDCKRLLPYDNFRGRPGLLKVDVMPFLRPQENSPEEVSRLKQQCYDDIFQSLQAQK from the coding sequence ATGCGTTATATCCTTGCCCCATTATTTAGAGTATGGTTTTACCTCGCGAACTTTATCGCGATTATACTCTTGTTCCCCTTTATTTTCTTCACTTCCTTAAGTCCGAAGACCTACCTCCAATTCTTTTATTTTGAGCGCCTTTGGGCCAAAATAGTCTTGGTGCTTTGTGGCTTTCGCTGGAAGGTGAATTGGGCCGAGAAGCCAGAACCTAATGGCCAGTATATTATTTGTGCCAATCATACCAGCATGCTGGATATAATGTTAACCCTGGCTGTTTTCCCCACTCCTTACCTCTTTATTGGGAAGAAAGAACTCACCAAACTGCCCCTTTTTGGCTATTTCTATAAGCGTACTAATATCTTGGTGGATCGCTCCAGCTTAAGTAGTCGTAAACTGACCTACGACCTGGCAGCAGAGAAAATTGAAGAGGGCCTGGGCATGTGTATTTATCCCGAAGGCATGGCGCCGCGTGAGGAAATTACTTTAGCACCTTTTAAGAATGGGGCCTTTCGTTTAGCGGCAACCAAGGGGGTTACGATAATCCCAGCGGCCTTTCACGATTGCAAGCGTTTACTGCCCTATGATAATTTTCGGGGTCGCCCCGGTTTACTCAAGGTAGATGTAATGCCTTTTTTACGACCACAGGAGAATAGTCCCGAAGAAGTAAGTCGTTTAAAGCAGCAGTGTTACGACGATATTTTCCAATCTTTGCAAGCGCAAAAGTAG
- a CDS encoding glycoside hydrolase family 16 protein, which yields MNRNSILSILFLLGLLACGPKRLQREYMPHSVHFAHRDWWIKSSPEIQGPGSNVFSYRNVWVDWQGHLHLKVREKDNRWTCAEVYTKDSLGYGRYEMEVEGQLGDLDPYLVFGFFTWDPHTFEDQANSEIDIEFSRWGFPLAPRVLHYSVHPVSLQKLFLERFQSSNSNPQNWNGRSRHIMEWRDTSITFYSYRINRRDEELLESFHYSFKNPPRKKGVEGQFSEAITVPKPGESNQARFNLWIFGAKEAPLNERETEIIIRDFRYEAY from the coding sequence ATGAACCGCAATTCTATATTGAGTATCCTTTTTCTCTTAGGTCTTTTGGCTTGTGGGCCGAAACGCCTGCAAAGAGAATACATGCCCCACAGCGTGCATTTTGCCCATCGTGATTGGTGGATAAAATCCAGCCCAGAGATTCAAGGGCCCGGCTCCAATGTCTTTAGCTACCGCAATGTATGGGTAGATTGGCAAGGGCATTTACACCTAAAGGTGAGAGAAAAGGACAATCGCTGGACCTGTGCGGAAGTGTATACCAAAGACAGTCTAGGTTACGGTCGCTACGAAATGGAGGTCGAAGGTCAATTGGGAGACCTAGACCCCTATTTGGTATTTGGCTTCTTTACCTGGGACCCTCATACTTTTGAAGATCAGGCAAACAGCGAGATTGACATTGAATTTTCTCGCTGGGGTTTTCCCTTAGCCCCGCGGGTTCTGCATTATTCCGTGCATCCGGTTTCTTTACAGAAATTATTTCTGGAACGCTTTCAATCCTCTAACTCCAATCCACAGAATTGGAATGGTCGCAGCCGTCATATTATGGAGTGGCGTGATACTTCCATCACCTTCTATTCTTATCGGATAAACCGCCGTGACGAAGAGCTGCTCGAAAGTTTCCATTACAGCTTTAAAAACCCTCCTCGCAAAAAAGGGGTAGAAGGACAATTCAGCGAGGCCATTACGGTCCCAAAGCCCGGTGAGAGCAATCAAGCTCGCTTTAATTTATGGATCTTCGGAGCTAAGGAAGCCCCTTTAAATGAAAGGGAAACGGAAATTATTATCCGCGATTTCCGCTATGAAGCCTATTAG
- a CDS encoding gliding motility-associated C-terminal domain-containing protein: protein MKLFKQLIALAFVFLLLGNQKAEASHFSSGEIYYRWAPTANDSSRYEVFVNWYRNNGGIAITQTTQVVCITSSCFPNVNVTLNRLMPPPGQASPNDNNGGWIVPGLDECANATDPSYKDLSVHKFSGFVSLPGTCGDFKFTANAICCRDVSTNLSTSPNMYLEAKLNNTLGESSSPEIQAPAGKAFCLTQPGAKPFQFIQAAIDADNDSILYRFGHPQSGVVCGPGTNIAFSAGYTVNAPFPSSTGIVIDQSTGIFTFSPNQQGSYVVKIVVEDWRFDPITLQWLNIGESVREIQIPVTANCNPASAEGPRLSLTAASNNAAIQNFTQAEVDSLKNLYNMRVFRGEDSISNGTATVHQIPIFQGYQCFDSIVSIEFNNNVRCSSVDPTDFRLIGPDGVARPVVDVETNCQFLVSRNLDLKLNQPLDVDGTYVLQIRRGNDGNTLTNECGIELSEFYTFLIPVSGCPAPTYELDGLTVEGDVNVRLDWSGNAALQDPSIIATFNSWNIYRADAGRRPFSLLKVVDDANARFFVDSFAPNGYYVDNFIYDYQVQLVYNGKGRIPSRFCSNINLRIDSAQRSDNNLPLYWNHFKCIDPSVRNYDVFNGKRDTTVPAPGISWTLQSQTTDTIANIAIPAGDSITQGTYAARVVARNVNGSSRTDSSESNWVYYYVVYYPPVIPDPPPTVGEVIIPNIITPNGDGFNDRFYIKAPLDGGAQYENISVSIFNRHGERVYQNEDFASINDENQGWNGVNNSGQELASGVYFYIIQMENPASNESQTLQGNITINTGGL from the coding sequence ATGAAATTATTCAAACAACTAATCGCTTTGGCCTTTGTATTTCTCCTGCTGGGAAATCAAAAAGCCGAAGCTTCTCACTTTTCCAGTGGGGAAATCTATTACCGCTGGGCACCAACCGCTAACGACTCTAGCCGATACGAAGTTTTTGTAAACTGGTATCGTAATAATGGGGGGATTGCCATTACCCAAACCACTCAGGTAGTGTGTATTACCAGCAGTTGTTTCCCCAATGTAAATGTTACTCTCAACCGTCTTATGCCGCCTCCCGGCCAAGCTTCTCCCAATGATAACAATGGGGGTTGGATTGTACCTGGATTAGATGAGTGCGCCAATGCTACCGATCCTTCTTATAAAGATCTTTCCGTACATAAATTTTCAGGCTTTGTAAGCTTACCCGGTACTTGTGGTGACTTTAAGTTTACGGCTAATGCGATTTGCTGTCGTGATGTTTCCACCAATTTGTCTACCTCACCCAACATGTATCTGGAGGCTAAATTGAACAATACTTTGGGAGAAAGTTCTTCTCCCGAGATTCAAGCTCCGGCGGGAAAAGCATTCTGCTTAACGCAGCCCGGTGCCAAGCCTTTCCAGTTTATTCAAGCGGCTATTGATGCAGACAATGACAGTATTTTATACCGTTTTGGACATCCACAATCCGGAGTAGTTTGTGGACCGGGAACCAATATTGCTTTCTCTGCCGGTTATACCGTAAACGCTCCTTTTCCAAGTTCTACCGGGATTGTGATTGATCAGAGTACGGGTATTTTCACCTTCAGTCCTAACCAACAAGGTTCCTATGTGGTAAAAATTGTGGTGGAAGACTGGCGTTTTGACCCCATCACTTTGCAGTGGTTAAATATTGGGGAATCAGTACGTGAAATTCAGATTCCGGTTACGGCTAACTGTAATCCTGCTTCTGCAGAAGGTCCACGATTATCTTTAACGGCCGCTTCTAATAATGCCGCCATTCAAAACTTCACCCAGGCAGAGGTAGATAGTTTAAAGAACCTCTACAACATGCGAGTTTTCCGTGGTGAAGACAGTATTAGCAATGGTACTGCCACAGTTCACCAGATTCCGATTTTCCAAGGCTATCAGTGCTTCGATTCCATTGTATCGATTGAATTCAATAATAATGTTCGCTGTTCTTCGGTAGATCCAACTGACTTCCGTCTGATTGGTCCTGATGGAGTAGCACGTCCGGTAGTAGATGTAGAAACCAACTGTCAATTCCTGGTTTCACGTAACCTCGATCTCAAATTAAACCAACCTCTGGATGTAGATGGAACCTATGTACTGCAGATCCGTCGTGGTAATGATGGTAACACCCTAACCAATGAGTGCGGTATTGAACTTTCAGAATTCTATACCTTCCTGATTCCGGTAAGTGGATGTCCTGCTCCTACTTATGAATTGGATGGTCTTACCGTTGAAGGTGATGTGAACGTTCGTTTAGACTGGTCGGGTAATGCAGCCCTGCAAGATCCTTCCATCATAGCCACCTTTAACTCTTGGAATATCTACCGTGCTGATGCCGGAAGACGTCCTTTCTCACTGCTCAAAGTGGTGGACGATGCCAATGCTCGTTTCTTCGTGGATAGCTTTGCGCCCAATGGATACTATGTAGATAACTTCATCTACGATTATCAAGTGCAATTGGTATACAATGGCAAAGGACGTATCCCTAGCCGTTTCTGCTCAAATATCAACCTGCGCATCGACAGTGCTCAGCGTTCCGATAACAACCTTCCATTGTACTGGAATCATTTCAAGTGTATTGACCCATCCGTAAGAAACTACGATGTGTTTAATGGTAAGCGCGATACTACCGTTCCTGCTCCTGGCATTAGCTGGACCTTGCAATCGCAAACTACCGATACCATTGCCAATATTGCGATCCCTGCCGGAGACAGTATCACCCAAGGTACTTATGCCGCTCGCGTAGTAGCACGAAACGTAAATGGTAGCAGTCGTACTGATTCTTCAGAATCCAACTGGGTGTACTACTACGTGGTGTACTACCCACCGGTAATTCCAGATCCTCCCCCAACCGTTGGCGAAGTAATCATCCCGAATATTATTACCCCTAATGGTGATGGATTTAATGACCGCTTCTACATTAAAGCACCCCTTGATGGAGGAGCTCAATACGAAAATATCTCCGTTAGTATTTTCAACCGTCATGGTGAGCGCGTATACCAAAATGAAGATTTTGCCAGCATTAATGATGAAAATCAAGGTTGGAATGGTGTGAATAATTCAGGGCAAGAATTGGCCTCCGGAGTGTACTTCTACATCATCCAAATGGAAAATCCGGCTTCTAACGAATCACAGACCCTACAAGGGAATATTACCATCAACACCGGTGGTCTATAA
- the lepA gene encoding translation elongation factor 4, with the protein MNNIRNFCIIAHIDHGKSTLADRLLEHTQTVTEREAKNQLLDDMDLERERGITIKSHAIQMNYIHEGSTYTINLIDTPGHVDFSYEVSRAIAACEGALLVVDAAQGIQAQTISNLYLALEHDLEIIPVLNKVDLPSANPEEVKDQIIDLIGCEDEDIIMASAKTGIGISDILEAVVKRIPAPEGDPDAPLQALIFDSVFNPYRGIEAFFKVVNGSMKSGSAVKFMNTGSKYDADEIGVLRLRQEPQKEIGTGNVGYIISGIKEAKEVKVGDTITTVERPADKPIAGFENVKPMVFAGIYPVDTDEFEELRASLEKLQLNDASLTFEPESSAALGFGFRCGFLGMLHMEIIQERLEREFNMTVITTVPNVSYHSFMKKDPERCVIVNNPTEFPDPTKMDHIEEPYIKAQIITKADYVGAVMNLAIEKRGILTNQVYLTSERVELSFDMPLAEIVFDFYDRLKSISRGYASFDYHPTGYRESDMVKVDVMLNGEPVDALSALIHRSNAFDIGKKICEKLKELIPRQQFMIAIQAAIGAKIIARETLSALRKDVTAKCYGGDISRKRKLLEKQKAGKKRMRQVGNVEIPQQAFLAVLKLND; encoded by the coding sequence ATGAATAACATCCGAAATTTCTGCATCATTGCTCATATCGACCATGGTAAAAGTACCCTGGCAGATCGTTTATTAGAGCATACGCAGACGGTTACGGAGCGTGAGGCGAAAAACCAGCTGCTCGATGATATGGACCTGGAGCGCGAACGTGGTATTACCATTAAGAGCCACGCGATCCAGATGAATTATATCCATGAGGGCAGCACTTATACCATCAACCTGATTGATACCCCCGGACACGTAGATTTCTCCTACGAAGTTTCTCGGGCTATTGCCGCTTGTGAAGGGGCTCTTTTGGTGGTGGATGCCGCGCAGGGTATTCAAGCGCAAACCATTTCAAACTTGTATTTAGCCTTAGAGCATGATTTGGAAATTATTCCCGTGCTCAATAAGGTAGATCTTCCCAGTGCCAACCCCGAGGAGGTAAAGGATCAAATTATTGATTTGATTGGCTGTGAAGATGAAGATATTATCATGGCTTCCGCTAAAACCGGAATTGGTATTTCCGATATTTTAGAAGCGGTAGTGAAACGGATTCCCGCTCCGGAAGGAGATCCCGATGCACCTTTACAGGCCCTAATTTTTGATTCCGTTTTTAACCCTTATCGTGGTATTGAGGCCTTCTTTAAGGTGGTAAACGGTTCTATGAAATCGGGTTCTGCGGTAAAGTTCATGAATACCGGAAGTAAGTATGATGCCGATGAAATTGGAGTTTTACGTCTTCGGCAAGAGCCCCAAAAAGAAATTGGCACCGGTAATGTAGGTTATATTATTTCCGGGATTAAAGAAGCTAAAGAGGTGAAGGTGGGAGATACCATCACCACCGTAGAGCGCCCAGCAGATAAGCCTATTGCCGGTTTTGAAAACGTAAAGCCCATGGTATTCGCCGGAATTTATCCGGTAGATACAGATGAGTTCGAAGAGTTACGCGCCTCCTTAGAGAAACTTCAGCTGAATGATGCCAGTTTAACCTTCGAGCCTGAATCTTCGGCAGCTCTAGGTTTTGGTTTTCGCTGCGGATTCTTGGGTATGCTCCACATGGAGATTATCCAGGAGCGTTTGGAGCGCGAGTTTAATATGACGGTTATCACAACTGTGCCCAACGTAAGCTACCATTCCTTTATGAAGAAGGATCCGGAGCGCTGCGTGATTGTAAATAACCCTACCGAATTTCCAGATCCAACTAAAATGGATCATATCGAGGAGCCCTATATCAAAGCTCAGATAATTACCAAGGCCGACTATGTTGGTGCAGTAATGAATTTGGCTATTGAGAAGCGCGGTATCCTTACCAATCAGGTTTACCTTACTTCCGAGCGGGTAGAGTTGAGTTTTGATATGCCCTTGGCGGAGATTGTATTTGACTTTTACGATCGATTAAAGTCTATTTCCCGTGGTTATGCTTCTTTCGATTATCACCCCACTGGCTACCGCGAAAGCGATATGGTGAAGGTGGACGTGATGTTGAATGGTGAGCCCGTAGACGCTTTGTCGGCCTTAATTCACCGCAGTAATGCCTTCGATATTGGAAAGAAAATCTGTGAGAAGCTGAAGGAATTAATTCCTCGCCAGCAATTTATGATCGCCATTCAGGCAGCCATCGGAGCGAAGATTATTGCCCGCGAAACCTTGAGTGCCCTGCGTAAAGATGTAACGGCTAAATGTTATGGTGGTGATATCTCGCGTAAGCGTAAACTGCTCGAAAAGCAGAAAGCCGGTAAAAAGCGCATGCGCCAGGTAGGGAACGTAGAAATTCCCCAACAGGCCTTTTTAGCGGTATTAAAGCTAAACGATTAG
- the gatC gene encoding Asp-tRNA(Asn)/Glu-tRNA(Gln) amidotransferase subunit GatC, translating into MKISLDEIRHLAHLARLEFSEEEMQSMQGDMDKILGFVEKINELDLEGVEPLVYLSEERNVLREDVSETVLTKDEALKNAPDKDSDYFRVPKVLKREED; encoded by the coding sequence ATGAAGATCAGTTTAGACGAAATCCGTCACTTAGCCCATCTGGCTCGTTTAGAATTCAGCGAGGAAGAAATGCAGTCTATGCAAGGGGATATGGATAAAATTTTGGGCTTTGTAGAAAAGATCAATGAACTGGATCTGGAAGGTGTGGAGCCTTTGGTATATCTCAGTGAAGAGCGCAATGTGCTGCGCGAAGATGTTTCTGAAACGGTCTTAACCAAGGATGAAGCCTTGAAAAATGCTCCGGATAAAGACAGTGATTATTTCCGCGTTCCTAAGGTTTTGAAACGCGAAGAAGACTAA
- a CDS encoding gliding motility-associated C-terminal domain-containing protein, which produces MKFLKLLGLVLLFSLSLSPLEASHYSSGDIYYKWSPIASDSSRYEVFVNFYRNNGGATIPGGTFQICITSSCYPNINVTLNKLLPPTGQASPNDNNGGWIVPGLDECANATDPSYKDLSVHKWSGFVSLPGTCGDFKFTAAPPCCRDVSTNLATSPNMYLEAKLNNTLGESSSPEIQAPAGKAFCLTQPGAKPFQFIQAAIDADNDSIRYRFGHPQSGNNCGPGTNIAFSAGYTVNAPFPSSTGIIIDQKTGIFTFSPNQQGSYVIKIIVEDWRFDPITLQWLNIGETVREIQVPVTANCNPASAEGPRLSLTAASNNAAIQNFTQAEVDSLKNLYNIREFRGEDSISNGTATVHQIPIFQGYQCFDSIVSIEFSNNIRCSSVDPTDFRLTGPDGVARPVVDVETNCQFLVSRNLDLKLNQPLDVDGTYVLQIRRGNDGNTLTNECGIELSEFYTFLIPVSGCPAPTYELDGLTVEGDVNVRLDWSGNAALQDPSIVATFNSWNIYRADAGRRPFSLLKVVDDANARFFVDSFAPNGYYVDNFIYDYQVQLVYNGKGRIPSRFCSNINLRIDSAQRSDNNLPLYWNHFKCIDPSVRNYDVFNGKRDTTVPAPGITWTLQSQTTDTIANIAIPAGDSTTQGTYAARVVARNVNGSSRTDSSESNWVYYYVVYYPPVIPEPPATVGEVIIPNIITPNGDGFNDRFYIKAPLDGGAQYENISVSIFNRHGERVYKNEDFASINDENQGWSGVNNSGQQLASGVYFYIIQMENPASNESQTLQGNITINTVGM; this is translated from the coding sequence ATGAAATTTTTAAAATTACTAGGCTTAGTTCTATTATTCTCATTGAGCCTTAGCCCTTTAGAGGCGTCCCACTATTCCAGTGGTGATATTTATTATAAATGGTCTCCAATCGCCAGCGATTCTAGTCGTTACGAAGTTTTCGTAAACTTTTATCGGAATAACGGTGGTGCGACAATTCCCGGTGGTACTTTCCAAATTTGTATTACCAGTAGTTGTTATCCAAACATCAACGTAACCCTTAACAAGCTTTTACCTCCTACAGGTCAAGCTTCTCCTAACGATAACAATGGTGGATGGATTGTACCCGGATTGGATGAGTGTGCCAATGCTACGGATCCTTCTTATAAAGATCTTTCCGTACATAAATGGAGTGGCTTTGTGAGTTTACCCGGTACTTGTGGTGACTTTAAATTTACCGCTGCACCTCCTTGCTGTCGTGACGTATCAACCAATTTGGCAACTTCTCCGAACATGTACCTCGAAGCCAAATTGAATAATACTTTGGGAGAAAGTTCTTCTCCTGAGATTCAAGCTCCGGCGGGAAAAGCATTCTGCTTAACGCAGCCCGGTGCCAAGCCTTTCCAGTTTATTCAAGCTGCTATTGATGCAGACAATGACAGTATTCGTTACCGCTTTGGTCATCCTCAGTCTGGTAACAACTGTGGTCCTGGTACCAACATCGCTTTCTCTGCCGGTTATACCGTTAACGCTCCCTTCCCAAGTTCTACCGGGATTATTATTGATCAAAAGACAGGTATCTTTACCTTCAGTCCTAATCAACAGGGTTCTTACGTAATTAAGATCATTGTTGAAGATTGGCGTTTTGACCCCATTACCTTACAATGGCTGAACATTGGTGAGACCGTGCGTGAAATTCAGGTTCCGGTTACGGCTAACTGTAACCCTGCTTCTGCAGAAGGTCCACGATTATCTTTAACGGCCGCTTCTAATAATGCCGCCATTCAAAACTTCACCCAAGCAGAGGTAGATAGTCTTAAAAACCTCTACAATATTCGTGAGTTTCGTGGTGAAGACAGTATCAGCAATGGTACTGCCACAGTTCACCAAATTCCGATTTTCCAGGGTTACCAATGTTTTGACTCTATTGTTTCGATTGAGTTTAGCAACAATATTCGTTGTTCTTCAGTAGATCCAACAGACTTCCGTCTGACTGGTCCTGATGGAGTAGCACGTCCGGTAGTAGATGTAGAAACCAACTGTCAATTCCTGGTTTCACGTAACCTCGATCTCAAATTAAACCAGCCTCTGGATGTAGATGGTACCTATGTACTACAGATCCGTCGTGGTAATGATGGTAACACCCTTACCAATGAGTGCGGTATTGAACTTTCAGAATTCTATACCTTCCTGATTCCGGTAAGTGGATGTCCGGCTCCTACTTATGAACTGGATGGTCTTACCGTTGAAGGTGATGTGAACGTTCGTTTAGACTGGTCGGGTAATGCAGCCCTGCAAGATCCTTCCATCGTAGCTACCTTTAACTCTTGGAATATCTACCGTGCTGATGCCGGAAGACGTCCTTTCTCACTGCTCAAAGTAGTAGACGATGCCAATGCTCGTTTCTTCGTAGATAGCTTTGCGCCCAATGGATACTATGTAGATAACTTCATCTACGATTATCAAGTGCAATTGGTATACAATGGCAAAGGACGTATCCCTAGCCGTTTCTGCTCAAATATCAACCTGCGCATCGACAGTGCTCAGCGTTCCGATAACAACCTTCCATTGTACTGGAATCATTTCAAGTGTATTGACCCATCCGTAAGAAACTACGATGTGTTTAATGGCAAACGCGATACTACGGTTCCTGCTCCTGGCATAACCTGGACTTTACAATCCCAAACTACCGACACCATTGCCAATATTGCGATCCCTGCCGGAGATAGCACCACTCAAGGAACTTATGCCGCTCGCGTAGTAGCACGAAACGTAAATGGTAGCAGTCGTACTGATTCTTCAGAATCCAACTGGGTGTACTACTACGTTGTATATTACCCACCGGTAATTCCAGAACCACCTGCAACAGTAGGTGAGGTAATTATCCCGAATATTATTACCCCTAATGGTGATGGATTTAATGACCGCTTCTACATTAAAGCACCTCTTGATGGAGGAGCTCAATACGAAAATATCTCCGTGAGTATTTTCAACCGCCACGGAGAGCGCGTGTACAAGAATGAAGATTTTGCCAGCATTAATGATGAAAATCAAGGCTGGAGTGGTGTGAATAATTCCGGTCAGCAATTAGCCTCTGGAGTGTACTTCTACATCATCCAAATGGAAAACCCCGCCTCTAATGAATCACAAACCCTGCAAGGGAATATTACTATCAACACGGTTGGTATGTAG